A part of Clarias gariepinus isolate MV-2021 ecotype Netherlands chromosome 14, CGAR_prim_01v2, whole genome shotgun sequence genomic DNA contains:
- the lmf1 gene encoding lipase maturation factor 1 isoform X1, whose product MRKQRESMATTSETLECKENTLRRRHRGEADGLGKKADSSSSETAEQNEKYDKKEKVRLGTGTYWLTRIVLLRSIAFMYCVAFAVAYNQNKQLIGEKGLTPCKDYLRSVKRYVGGKINMAALSYTPTILWFLDWENMNANLDGIALAGLALSVFVLLSGRANMIIMIMLWVLYHSIVNVGQLWFSFGWESQLLETGFLGIFLCPLWSLAQIHHQSPPSLISIWSFRWLIVRIMLGAGLIKIRGDRCWWDLTCMDYHYETQPVPNPVSYYLHQSPWWFHRFETISNHFIELIVPFFTFMGRRMCMVNGVLQIFFQVAIIISGNLSFLNWLTIVPSLACFDDAALSSLFWSGKRTAVMKMQNEEATGQSLTKGMLIRRVVNVAFGILIAYLSVPVVINLLSPRQVMNTSFDPLRIVNTYGAFGSITKERTEVVFQGTLNANHSDEGVVWEEYEFLCKPGALERRPCFISPYHHRLDWLMWFAAFQTYEQNEWIIQIAGRLLANDSTVLSLMDHNPFQSRGKPRWIRGEHFRYKFTKLGSVSATQGKWWARKRIGPYFPPVNLEGLRRYFQSRNWPQPDMS is encoded by the exons ATGCGCAAACAACGCGAAAGTATGGCGACTACCAGTGAGACTTTAGAGTGTAAGGAAAATACTTTAAGGAGAAGACACAGAGGCGAAGCTGATGGTTTAGGAAAAAAAGCAGACAGCAGCAGCAGTGAAACAGCTGAACAAAATGAGAAATACGATAAGAAAGAGAAGGTTCGGTTAGGAACTGGGACTTACTGGCTCACCAGGATTGTGCTGTTACGGTCCATCGCCTTCATGTATT gtgtTGCTTTTGCCGTGGCTTACAACCAGAACAAACAGTTGATTGGGGAGAAGGGCCTCACACCTTGTAAAGACTATCTCCGTAGTGTTAAACGCTATGTAGGTGGTAAGATCAACATGGCTGCGCTCTCATACACTCCCACTATTTTGTGGTTCTTGGACTGGGAAAACATGAATGCCAACCTAGATGGCATTGCTCTGGCAGGATTGGCGCTTTCTGTCTTTgtcctcttatcagggagggccaACATGATTATCATGATAATGCTGTGGGTCCTGTATCACTCTATAGTGAACGTTGGACAGCTGTG GTTTTCCTTTG GTTGGGAGAGCCAGCTACTTGAGACAGGATTCCTTGGTATTTTTCTGTGTCCATTATGGAGTCTTGCACAGATTCACCATCAAAGCCCACCTTCTCTCATCTCCATCTGGTCCTTCCGCTGGCTCATAGTGCGAATAATGCTTGGGGCA gGATTGATCAAGATCAGAGGAGATCGCTGCTGGTGGGACCTGACCTGCATGGACTATCACTATGAA ACGCAGCCTGTTCCTAACCCAGTTTCATACTATTTGCACCAGTCTCCTTGGTGGTTTCATCGTTTTGAGACCATAAGTAATCACTTTATTGAGCTCATCGTacctttttttactttcatgggCCGACGCATGTGCATGGTAAATGGAGTTCTGCAAATTTTCTTCCAG GTAGCTATCATCATCAGTGGGAATCTTAGTTTTCTGAACTGGCTAACTATAGTACCCAGTTTAGCTTGTTTTGACGATGCAGCATTATCATCTCTGTTTTGGTCTGGTAAACGTACAGCCGTAATGAAGATGCAGAATGAGGAGGCAACAGGACAGTCACTCACTAAAG GCATGCTCATTAGACGTGTGGTTAATGTGGCATTTGGAATTTTAATTGCATATCTGAGTGTTCCTGTGGTGATAAACCTCCTAAGCCCTAGGCAGGTGATGAACACGTCTTTTGACCCTCTCCGTATTGTCAACACTTATGGGGCTTTTGGCAG CATTACTAAGGAGAGAACAGAGGTGGTGTTCCAGGGCACGCTGAATGCTAATCACTCTGATGAGGGTGTTGTATGGGAGGAATATGAGTTCTTGTGCAAACCTGGAGCTCTAGAGAGAAGACCTTGTTTCATTTCCCCTTATCACCACAGACTTGACTGGCTGATGTGGTTTGCTGCCTTCCAA ACATATGAGCAGAATGAATGGATCATTCAGATAGCCGGCAGACTTTTAGCGAATGACTCCACTGTGCTCTCATTAATGGACCACAATCCATTTCAGAGCAGAGGCAAACCTCG GTGGATACGAGGAGAACACTTCAGATACAAATTCACTAAACTCGGCAGTGTTTCTGCAACCCAGGGGAAATGGTGGGCCAGAAAGCGCATTGGACCTTACTTTCCCCCAGTCAATTTAGAAGGCCTTAGAAGGTACTTTCAATCGAGAAATTGGCCGCAACCAGATATGTCCTGA
- the lmf1 gene encoding lipase maturation factor 1 isoform X2, protein MLGAGLIKIRGDRCWWDLTCMDYHYETQPVPNPVSYYLHQSPWWFHRFETISNHFIELIVPFFTFMGRRMCMVNGVLQIFFQVAIIISGNLSFLNWLTIVPSLACFDDAALSSLFWSGKRTAVMKMQNEEATGQSLTKGMLIRRVVNVAFGILIAYLSVPVVINLLSPRQVMNTSFDPLRIVNTYGAFGSITKERTEVVFQGTLNANHSDEGVVWEEYEFLCKPGALERRPCFISPYHHRLDWLMWFAAFQTYEQNEWIIQIAGRLLANDSTVLSLMDHNPFQSRGKPRWIRGEHFRYKFTKLGSVSATQGKWWARKRIGPYFPPVNLEGLRRYFQSRNWPQPDMS, encoded by the exons ATGCTTGGGGCA gGATTGATCAAGATCAGAGGAGATCGCTGCTGGTGGGACCTGACCTGCATGGACTATCACTATGAA ACGCAGCCTGTTCCTAACCCAGTTTCATACTATTTGCACCAGTCTCCTTGGTGGTTTCATCGTTTTGAGACCATAAGTAATCACTTTATTGAGCTCATCGTacctttttttactttcatgggCCGACGCATGTGCATGGTAAATGGAGTTCTGCAAATTTTCTTCCAG GTAGCTATCATCATCAGTGGGAATCTTAGTTTTCTGAACTGGCTAACTATAGTACCCAGTTTAGCTTGTTTTGACGATGCAGCATTATCATCTCTGTTTTGGTCTGGTAAACGTACAGCCGTAATGAAGATGCAGAATGAGGAGGCAACAGGACAGTCACTCACTAAAG GCATGCTCATTAGACGTGTGGTTAATGTGGCATTTGGAATTTTAATTGCATATCTGAGTGTTCCTGTGGTGATAAACCTCCTAAGCCCTAGGCAGGTGATGAACACGTCTTTTGACCCTCTCCGTATTGTCAACACTTATGGGGCTTTTGGCAG CATTACTAAGGAGAGAACAGAGGTGGTGTTCCAGGGCACGCTGAATGCTAATCACTCTGATGAGGGTGTTGTATGGGAGGAATATGAGTTCTTGTGCAAACCTGGAGCTCTAGAGAGAAGACCTTGTTTCATTTCCCCTTATCACCACAGACTTGACTGGCTGATGTGGTTTGCTGCCTTCCAA ACATATGAGCAGAATGAATGGATCATTCAGATAGCCGGCAGACTTTTAGCGAATGACTCCACTGTGCTCTCATTAATGGACCACAATCCATTTCAGAGCAGAGGCAAACCTCG GTGGATACGAGGAGAACACTTCAGATACAAATTCACTAAACTCGGCAGTGTTTCTGCAACCCAGGGGAAATGGTGGGCCAGAAAGCGCATTGGACCTTACTTTCCCCCAGTCAATTTAGAAGGCCTTAGAAGGTACTTTCAATCGAGAAATTGGCCGCAACCAGATATGTCCTGA